The following proteins come from a genomic window of Natronosalvus vescus:
- a CDS encoding DUF7344 domain-containing protein: MATTTKQAEEGDVGDGVDTSGSATDFSPNSGDIFDLLSNHRRRYAIHYLKRTDDRVELGDLAEHVAAWELDKDVQAITSTERKRVYTSLQQTHLPTLERAGMIEFDDRAIELTDDAKTLEVYLDVVPGDSIPWGVYYLGLSAVAAVVMGGLWLELIPTGTIPELGWPTLVMALFTVSAVVHVLENRRMRLGEGEQPP, encoded by the coding sequence ATGGCAACGACCACAAAACAAGCCGAGGAGGGAGACGTAGGTGACGGCGTCGATACCAGCGGTTCTGCGACCGATTTTAGCCCAAATAGCGGCGACATTTTCGACCTCCTGAGCAACCACCGCCGACGCTACGCCATCCACTACCTCAAGCGAACGGACGATCGCGTTGAACTCGGTGACCTCGCCGAACACGTCGCGGCCTGGGAACTCGACAAGGACGTCCAGGCGATCACCTCCACCGAACGCAAACGGGTGTACACTTCGCTCCAGCAGACTCACCTCCCGACGCTCGAGCGCGCCGGGATGATCGAGTTCGACGATCGAGCGATCGAACTCACAGACGACGCGAAGACGCTCGAGGTCTACCTGGACGTCGTTCCCGGGGACTCGATTCCGTGGGGCGTCTACTACCTCGGCCTGTCTGCCGTTGCAGCCGTTGTGATGGGTGGATTGTGGCTCGAGCTGATTCCAACGGGGACGATTCCAGAACTCGGCTGGCCGACCCTGGTCATGGCCCTGTTCACGGTCTCGGCCGTGGTGCACGTGCTCGAGAATCGACGGATGCGACTGGGAGAGGGGGAGCAGCCACCGTAA
- a CDS encoding ribosome biogenesis/translation initiation ATPase RLI, with the protein MAKDSIAVVDLDRCQPDRCNYECKNYCPPNRTGKECITLRGEEADEGQPDQVRISEEICLGETCGICVEKCPFDAIEIINLPQELQDDPAHRYGENAFSLYGLPAPQEGTVTGILGPNGIGKTTAVRILAGELEPNLGRFDDPPGWDDVLEAYRGTEIQDYIADVRDGDISVARKPQYVDQIPNQFDGNTRELLERTNERDALEYLVERLSIGPVMEQSIDDLSGGELQRVALAATLARDTDFYFLDEITPYLDIGQRVTAARLIRELAEEEGKSMLVVEHDLAVLDLLADTLHVAYGEPGAYGVITTPKSVRNGINEYLAGYLENENMRIRPNPIEFEEHAPRTVSRSDTLVEYPDLTKSYGDGEFSLEVEGGEIRKNEVLGIVGPNGIGKSTFAKLLTGALESDEGDADLDLEISYKPQYVTIDQHMRVDVFLSSITDQFGSSYWNTEIAGPLQLERIMEQNLSDLSGGERQRVAIAACLSDTADLYLLDEPSAHLDVEQRVQATRAIRRYAEQQDATVLVIDHDIYMIDLLADRLMVFDGEPAIHGRAGTPQSMRGGMNEFLANLEVTFRRDERTSRPRINKPDSQLDRKQKREGEYYYAP; encoded by the coding sequence ATGGCCAAAGACAGTATCGCCGTCGTCGACCTCGATCGTTGCCAGCCCGATCGGTGTAACTACGAGTGTAAGAACTACTGCCCGCCGAACCGCACCGGCAAGGAGTGCATCACGCTCCGCGGCGAGGAGGCCGACGAGGGACAACCCGATCAGGTGCGCATCTCCGAGGAGATCTGTCTGGGCGAAACCTGCGGCATCTGCGTCGAGAAGTGCCCCTTCGACGCCATCGAGATCATCAACCTCCCACAGGAGCTCCAGGACGACCCCGCTCACCGCTACGGCGAGAACGCCTTCTCGCTGTACGGGCTGCCAGCGCCCCAGGAAGGAACGGTCACCGGTATCCTCGGCCCGAACGGCATCGGGAAGACCACGGCCGTGCGAATCCTCGCGGGCGAACTCGAGCCCAACCTCGGCCGGTTCGATGATCCACCGGGCTGGGACGACGTCCTCGAGGCGTACCGCGGCACCGAAATCCAGGACTACATCGCCGACGTGCGCGACGGCGACATCTCGGTCGCGCGAAAACCCCAGTACGTCGACCAGATTCCCAACCAGTTCGACGGCAACACCCGGGAACTGCTCGAGCGGACGAACGAGCGCGACGCACTCGAGTACCTCGTGGAACGACTGTCGATTGGGCCAGTGATGGAACAGTCGATCGACGACCTCTCCGGCGGGGAACTCCAGCGGGTTGCGCTCGCCGCTACGTTGGCCCGGGACACGGACTTCTACTTCCTCGACGAGATCACGCCGTACCTCGATATCGGCCAGCGTGTCACCGCCGCTCGCTTGATTCGCGAGTTGGCCGAGGAGGAAGGCAAATCGATGCTCGTGGTCGAACACGACCTCGCCGTCCTCGACCTGCTCGCGGACACCCTCCACGTCGCCTACGGTGAGCCGGGTGCCTACGGTGTCATCACGACGCCCAAATCGGTACGAAACGGCATCAACGAGTACCTCGCGGGCTACCTCGAGAACGAGAACATGCGGATCCGGCCGAACCCGATCGAGTTCGAGGAACACGCCCCACGAACCGTCTCTCGGAGCGACACGCTCGTCGAGTACCCCGACCTCACGAAATCCTACGGTGACGGCGAGTTCAGCCTCGAAGTCGAAGGCGGCGAGATACGGAAAAACGAGGTGCTCGGCATCGTCGGGCCGAACGGGATCGGGAAGTCGACGTTCGCAAAGCTACTGACGGGTGCGCTCGAGTCCGACGAGGGTGACGCCGATCTCGACCTCGAGATCTCGTACAAACCCCAGTACGTCACCATCGACCAGCACATGCGCGTCGACGTCTTCCTCTCGTCCATTACGGATCAGTTCGGCTCTTCGTACTGGAACACCGAAATCGCGGGGCCGCTCCAGCTCGAGCGGATCATGGAGCAGAACCTCTCTGATCTCTCGGGTGGTGAGCGCCAGCGCGTAGCCATCGCGGCCTGTCTCTCGGATACCGCAGATCTGTACCTGCTCGACGAGCCGTCGGCGCACCTCGACGTCGAACAGCGGGTGCAGGCAACCCGGGCGATCCGTCGCTACGCCGAACAGCAGGACGCCACGGTACTGGTCATCGACCACGACATCTACATGATCGATCTCCTCGCGGATCGCCTGATGGTCTTCGATGGCGAACCGGCCATCCACGGGCGTGCCGGGACGCCACAGTCGATGCGTGGCGGGATGAACGAGTTCCTCGCGAACCTCGAGGTGACGTTCCGGCGGGACGAGCGCACCTCGCGGCCGCGAATCAACAAGCCGGACTCACAGCTGGATCGGAAGCAAAAACGAGAAGGCGAGTACTACTACGCGCCCTGA
- a CDS encoding glycine zipper 2TM domain-containing protein: MVKDRLERMLSRARYAAIGAAIGGFVGGLISKNAASSGAALGALAGAAIGERRPSAESRLEELKARGEENVRGLRSEQAE, encoded by the coding sequence ATGGTGAAAGATCGACTCGAACGCATGCTCAGTCGCGCACGATACGCCGCCATCGGGGCCGCCATCGGCGGCTTCGTCGGTGGATTGATCAGCAAAAACGCCGCGAGTTCCGGTGCTGCCCTCGGCGCACTCGCTGGAGCCGCGATCGGCGAACGCCGCCCCTCGGCAGAGTCACGGCTCGAGGAACTGAAAGCACGCGGCGAAGAGAACGTCCGCGGGCTTCGCTCAGAGCAAGCAGAATAG
- a CDS encoding archaemetzincin family Zn-dependent metalloprotease, whose protein sequence is MLVDIVPVGSVPATVKREASAALRSVYDCDVTVNDSQSIPNGAYDSGRNQYCAETFIQLAERVGRGEKNIAITPHDLFYRRRNYVFGLAYLDGSGSVVSTYRLQTSSDGGFSNKSAADIFEDRVRKEIVHEIGHTYGLEHCDNQRCVMNFSPTVREVDIKEEHLCGSCQRLVD, encoded by the coding sequence ATGCTCGTCGACATCGTGCCGGTTGGCTCCGTTCCTGCGACGGTCAAACGGGAGGCCTCCGCGGCGCTTCGCTCGGTCTACGACTGTGACGTCACGGTCAACGATTCCCAGTCGATTCCAAACGGCGCGTACGACTCCGGGCGTAACCAGTACTGTGCGGAGACCTTCATCCAGCTGGCCGAGCGCGTCGGGCGCGGCGAGAAGAACATCGCCATCACCCCGCACGACCTCTTCTACCGCCGGCGAAACTACGTCTTTGGCCTGGCCTACCTCGACGGCAGCGGCAGCGTCGTCTCCACCTACCGGCTCCAGACCTCGAGCGACGGCGGCTTCTCGAACAAGAGCGCGGCGGACATCTTCGAGGATCGCGTCCGCAAGGAGATCGTCCACGAGATCGGCCACACCTACGGGCTCGAGCACTGTGACAACCAGCGCTGTGTGATGAACTTCTCGCCCACGGTTCGCGAGGTCGACATCAAGGAAGAACACCTCTGTGGGAGCTGTCAGCGGTTGGTCGACTGA
- a CDS encoding UPF0146 family protein: MARFRRNQAALIEKLAAYDALVEIGIGRRTGVASALLEGGCSVVATDIQHREVPDDLPFVLDDVTDPTLARYADADALYALNLPPELHRPTLEVARAVDADFLFTTLGGDPPLVQVERVALPRETLFVARRATG, encoded by the coding sequence GTGGCACGCTTTCGCCGGAACCAGGCAGCACTCATCGAGAAATTGGCCGCCTACGACGCCCTGGTCGAGATCGGAATCGGTCGCCGGACGGGGGTCGCGAGCGCGCTGCTCGAAGGCGGGTGTTCCGTCGTCGCGACGGACATCCAGCATCGTGAGGTTCCTGACGATCTGCCGTTCGTCCTCGACGACGTGACCGATCCGACGCTCGCACGCTACGCGGATGCCGACGCGCTCTACGCACTGAACCTGCCGCCGGAGTTACACCGTCCAACGCTCGAGGTTGCGCGGGCAGTCGACGCCGACTTCCTGTTTACGACGCTGGGTGGCGACCCGCCGCTAGTCCAGGTTGAGCGGGTGGCACTCCCTCGAGAGACGCTATTTGTGGCGCGCCGAGCTACCGGATAG
- a CDS encoding transposase: MLDLDDRSPLAKSLLYNLGTMDVDAIDGQFDGVRDQFIAQARKARRFPTTAEVALDLHEWLYYGSKQTPMVARINPDRGTNLAYVFVTLCIVSPSTRFTLASKHVPRTDTTSLIGAILDMIETAREAVSITRLYCDRGLYRVELVNALVDLDVEFVMRAPKTPGIKRVLSEHDAERFVTNYELVRRASPTMRVPVTLVVVPHNSRDDDSLCLITNRTRTVDEAVPLAQAYQRRWGIETSYRKTGGFLPRTTSPVFAVRLFSFCLLWQCTISGSSCVCCSLSNGE, encoded by the coding sequence ATGCTCGATCTCGACGACCGCAGTCCGCTAGCGAAATCACTCCTGTACAATCTTGGCACGATGGACGTGGACGCCATTGACGGCCAGTTCGATGGCGTCCGCGACCAATTCATCGCTCAGGCACGCAAGGCTCGTCGCTTCCCGACCACTGCAGAGGTCGCCCTAGACCTCCACGAGTGGCTCTACTACGGCTCGAAGCAGACACCGATGGTGGCACGAATCAACCCGGATCGTGGAACGAATCTCGCCTACGTCTTCGTGACACTCTGCATCGTTTCACCGTCAACACGCTTCACGCTCGCGTCCAAGCACGTTCCTCGAACCGACACAACGTCGCTGATTGGAGCGATCCTGGACATGATCGAGACGGCACGAGAAGCCGTCTCGATCACCCGTCTCTACTGTGACCGTGGTCTCTATCGGGTGGAACTGGTCAACGCACTTGTCGATCTCGACGTGGAGTTTGTGATGCGCGCACCCAAAACACCAGGAATCAAGCGCGTCCTCTCTGAGCACGACGCCGAGAGATTCGTCACCAACTACGAGTTAGTCAGGAGAGCCTCACCGACGATGCGAGTGCCGGTGACGCTCGTCGTCGTCCCGCACAACTCGCGGGACGACGACTCGCTGTGTCTTATCACGAACCGGACGAGAACGGTTGACGAAGCGGTGCCACTCGCTCAGGCGTATCAGCGCCGGTGGGGAATAGAAACGTCCTACCGGAAAACCGGTGGGTTTCTGCCCCGAACCACGTCGCCAGTGTTTGCGGTGCGGCTGTTCTCTTTCTGTTTGCTGTGGCAGTGTACAATCTCTGGATCATCGTGTGTCTGTTGCTCTCTGAGCAACGGCGAGTGA
- the serA gene encoding phosphoglycerate dehydrogenase has translation MKVLVTDPIDDAGLAVLRDAGHEVETGYELEGEELLEAVSAAHGLIVRSGTEVTRSVLETAENLVIVGRAGIGVDNIDIDAATDEGIIVANAPEGNVRAAAEHTVAMTFAAARSIPQAHARLKVGEWAKSDYLGTELNGKTLGVVGLGRVGQEVAKKLDALGMDVVAYDPYISEERAERIGAELADLEACLEQADFLTIHTPLTPETEGLISDAELERFGHGYVINVGRGGIIDEDALAAKVEDGTVAGAALDVFREEPLPEESPLLFVDDIIVTPHLGASTEAAQENVATSTASQVVAALGAEPVANALNAPSIDESAFPRVEPYINIAETAGKIAAQLLDARIKSIEVRYEGEIADEDVEFVTASALKGVFEPLEWQVNAVNAPQIAEDRGVEVTESKSHQTADFQSLISVTVASSDDAITVDGTLFAGDDPRIVRIDDYRVDAIPHGKMVVTRNTDEPGVIGLIGTVMGSHGVNIAGMFNAREAHGGEALTVYNVDGDVPEEAREELERDERIIGVRYITLNGQ, from the coding sequence ATGAAGGTGCTAGTCACCGATCCCATCGACGATGCGGGTCTGGCCGTGTTGCGGGACGCCGGCCACGAGGTCGAAACGGGCTACGAACTCGAGGGCGAGGAACTCCTCGAGGCGGTTTCTGCGGCGCATGGACTCATCGTCCGCTCTGGAACCGAGGTCACCCGGAGTGTCCTCGAGACGGCCGAGAACCTGGTCATCGTCGGGCGAGCGGGGATCGGTGTCGACAACATCGACATCGATGCAGCCACGGACGAAGGGATCATCGTCGCCAACGCCCCGGAGGGGAACGTTCGTGCGGCCGCCGAACACACCGTCGCGATGACGTTCGCCGCCGCCCGATCCATTCCACAGGCACACGCTCGTTTGAAGGTGGGTGAGTGGGCGAAAAGCGACTACCTCGGCACCGAACTCAACGGCAAAACCCTCGGCGTCGTCGGCCTCGGTCGCGTCGGCCAGGAGGTCGCCAAAAAGCTCGACGCCCTCGGAATGGACGTTGTCGCCTACGACCCGTACATCTCCGAGGAGCGCGCCGAGCGCATCGGGGCCGAACTCGCCGACCTCGAGGCGTGTCTCGAGCAGGCGGACTTTCTGACGATCCACACGCCCTTGACCCCCGAGACGGAGGGGCTCATCAGCGACGCCGAACTCGAGCGCTTCGGCCATGGCTACGTCATCAACGTCGGCCGGGGTGGCATCATCGACGAAGACGCCCTCGCCGCGAAGGTCGAAGACGGGACGGTCGCCGGCGCAGCCCTCGACGTGTTCCGCGAGGAGCCACTCCCCGAGGAGTCGCCGCTGCTGTTCGTCGACGACATAATCGTCACGCCCCACCTCGGTGCGTCGACGGAGGCCGCCCAGGAGAACGTCGCGACCTCAACGGCGAGCCAGGTCGTCGCCGCCCTCGGGGCCGAACCCGTGGCCAACGCGCTGAACGCGCCCTCGATCGACGAGAGTGCGTTCCCGCGAGTCGAGCCCTACATCAACATCGCCGAGACGGCGGGCAAAATCGCCGCCCAGCTCCTCGATGCTCGCATCAAATCCATCGAGGTTCGCTACGAGGGCGAGATTGCCGACGAGGACGTCGAGTTCGTTACCGCGAGCGCACTGAAGGGCGTCTTCGAACCGCTCGAGTGGCAGGTCAACGCGGTCAACGCCCCCCAGATTGCCGAGGATCGAGGCGTCGAGGTAACGGAGTCCAAGAGCCACCAGACGGCGGACTTCCAGAGCCTGATCTCGGTGACGGTCGCGAGCAGCGACGATGCGATCACCGTCGACGGGACGCTCTTCGCGGGCGACGATCCGCGAATCGTTCGGATCGACGACTACCGCGTGGACGCCATCCCGCACGGCAAGATGGTCGTCACCCGGAACACCGACGAACCCGGAGTCATCGGCCTCATCGGTACCGTGATGGGCTCTCACGGCGTCAACATCGCGGGGATGTTCAACGCCCGCGAAGCCCACGGTGGGGAGGCGCTGACGGTCTACAACGTGGACGGCGACGTCCCCGAGGAGGCCAGGGAAGAACTCGAGCGCGACGAGCGGATCATCGGGGTTCGGTACATTACGCTGAACGGGCAGTAG
- a CDS encoding DNA-directed DNA polymerase II small subunit, protein MPLEGPARIVSELTSRGYNAEREAVTLIASADEPFALLEQAIDGAPENALVLETAHVRAALERARGDASETDTTALDATTDPPVSTGTQPTKPASSAGSVPVETKGSDAPRSAIDTSRQAVAITNDMTGESTGTGEYEDFVAVFRDRLERLGSKLRGRVNHRPATSIESMPGGSEVAMVGLVNDIRSTASGHWLVELEDATGTFPWLVMKDREYADLVEELLCDEALAMEGTLADDSGIAFVDSMYFPDVPRTHQPSTADRHVQAALISDVHVGSQEFMHDAWNGFTDWLHTEDAEHVEYLLIAGDMVEGVGVYPNQDEELDVVDIYDQYELFNEYLKQVPGDLEIVMIPGNHDAVRLAEPQPGFNERLRGIMDAHDPRIVSNPSTVTLEGVSVLMYHGVSLDEVIAELPAEKASYDEPHKAMYHLLKKRHVAPQFGGHTRLAPEEKDYLIIDEVPDIFHTGHVHKLGFGKYHNVLAINSGCWQSQTDFQKSVNINPDSGYAPIVDLDTLDVTVQKFS, encoded by the coding sequence GTGCCATTAGAGGGGCCGGCCCGGATCGTCAGTGAACTCACGAGCCGCGGCTACAACGCCGAACGGGAAGCCGTGACACTCATCGCCAGTGCCGACGAGCCGTTCGCACTGCTCGAGCAGGCGATCGACGGGGCGCCCGAGAACGCACTCGTCCTCGAAACGGCCCACGTTCGGGCGGCCCTCGAGCGTGCCAGGGGTGACGCGTCCGAGACGGACACGACCGCACTGGACGCAACCACAGACCCCCCTGTTTCGACTGGAACACAGCCCACAAAACCGGCCTCCAGCGCTGGGTCAGTTCCAGTTGAAACGAAGGGGTCGGACGCACCACGGTCGGCGATCGATACGAGCCGGCAAGCGGTCGCGATCACGAACGACATGACCGGTGAGAGCACCGGCACCGGCGAGTACGAGGACTTCGTCGCCGTCTTTCGCGACCGCCTCGAGCGCCTCGGCTCGAAACTGCGCGGGCGGGTCAACCACCGGCCCGCGACCTCGATCGAGTCGATGCCCGGCGGCAGCGAGGTGGCAATGGTCGGCCTGGTCAACGACATTCGGTCGACGGCGAGCGGTCACTGGCTGGTCGAACTCGAGGACGCCACCGGTACGTTCCCGTGGCTGGTGATGAAGGATCGGGAGTACGCCGACCTCGTCGAGGAGTTGCTCTGTGACGAGGCGCTCGCGATGGAGGGCACCCTCGCCGACGACTCGGGGATCGCCTTCGTCGATTCGATGTACTTCCCGGACGTTCCACGCACGCACCAGCCTTCGACGGCCGACCGCCACGTCCAGGCGGCGCTCATCAGCGACGTCCACGTCGGCAGCCAGGAGTTCATGCACGACGCCTGGAACGGCTTCACCGACTGGCTCCACACCGAGGACGCCGAGCATGTCGAGTACCTCCTGATCGCCGGCGACATGGTCGAGGGCGTCGGCGTCTACCCGAACCAGGACGAGGAACTCGACGTCGTCGACATCTACGACCAGTACGAACTGTTCAACGAGTACCTGAAACAGGTTCCCGGCGACCTCGAGATCGTGATGATCCCGGGCAACCACGACGCCGTCCGCCTCGCCGAACCCCAGCCGGGATTCAACGAACGTCTGCGCGGGATCATGGACGCCCACGACCCCCGGATCGTCAGCAATCCGTCGACGGTGACCCTCGAGGGCGTCTCCGTCCTGATGTACCACGGCGTCAGTTTAGACGAAGTGATCGCCGAACTCCCAGCGGAGAAGGCGAGTTACGACGAGCCACACAAGGCGATGTACCACCTCCTGAAGAAACGTCACGTCGCACCCCAGTTCGGCGGCCACACCCGATTGGCCCCCGAGGAGAAGGACTACCTGATCATCGACGAGGTGCCGGACATCTTCCACACGGGTCACGTCCACAAACTCGGCTTCGGGAAGTATCACAACGTGCTGGCGATCAACTCCGGCTGCTGGCAGTCCCAGACCGATTTTCAGAAGAGCGTCAACATCAACCCCGACTCGGGGTACGCGCCGATCGTGGATCTGGACACGCTCGACGTGACGGTGCAAAAGTTCAGTTAA
- a CDS encoding S26 family signal peptidase translates to MSGNGADDSGEDSSDRSGSSDRRDEGCDPDADRRDEPRSDSPPVADDASGSSNPEADDDTTVSDSRHSDTNNADSRRDLDRPSHSSSHRDDTQSPESDDEPENRTPEWARDHSGGPASPGQTATDSDTGRRYDSSPPPRKRPDDDRVTIEDDGVVRWFFKTDHGTVVAVRDILSSVALVAFIGLLLFAISGIWPPLVAVESGSMEPNMERGDMIFVVAVDRFVGDGPVDGTGVVTLDTGVENGHEKFGKPGDVIIFRPNGAAHETPVIHRAHFWVEEDENWVDEQANPEYVNGNSCDQIQACPAPHDGFITKGDANSVYDQTTWSRGADTTVVKPEWTTGKGMFRIPWLGHIRLGFERLFPSMIAIGFQPGVSVPVSSGLLPPLSLSTTLVGTAGAIGFARVSQVDRGRRRRF, encoded by the coding sequence ATGAGCGGTAACGGTGCCGACGACTCAGGTGAGGACTCGAGCGATCGCTCCGGGTCGTCGGATCGCCGTGACGAAGGCTGCGACCCAGACGCGGATCGGCGGGACGAGCCCCGATCCGACTCACCTCCTGTTGCTGACGATGCATCGGGCTCGAGTAATCCCGAAGCCGATGATGATACCACTGTCTCGGACTCGAGGCATTCTGATACCAATAATGCGGACTCGAGGCGCGACCTTGATCGCCCGTCTCACTCGAGTTCCCACCGAGACGATACACAGTCACCGGAATCGGACGACGAGCCCGAAAATCGGACACCTGAGTGGGCTCGTGACCATTCCGGTGGCCCGGCGTCCCCCGGACAGACGGCAACCGACAGCGACACAGGCCGACGATACGACTCGTCGCCACCGCCACGGAAACGACCCGACGACGATCGGGTGACGATCGAAGACGACGGCGTCGTCCGCTGGTTTTTCAAGACCGATCACGGCACGGTCGTCGCCGTCCGTGACATTCTGAGCAGCGTCGCCCTCGTCGCGTTTATCGGCCTGCTCCTGTTCGCCATTAGCGGGATCTGGCCCCCGCTGGTCGCCGTCGAGAGCGGTAGTATGGAGCCGAACATGGAGCGTGGTGACATGATCTTCGTCGTCGCCGTCGACCGGTTCGTCGGCGACGGCCCCGTCGACGGAACCGGTGTCGTTACCCTCGACACGGGTGTCGAAAACGGCCACGAGAAGTTCGGAAAACCGGGTGACGTAATCATCTTCAGACCGAACGGGGCGGCGCACGAGACCCCGGTGATCCACCGGGCACACTTCTGGGTCGAGGAAGACGAAAACTGGGTCGACGAGCAAGCAAACCCCGAGTACGTCAACGGCAACAGCTGTGATCAGATCCAGGCCTGTCCAGCCCCACACGACGGCTTCATCACCAAAGGTGATGCCAATAGCGTGTACGACCAGACGACGTGGTCACGCGGTGCGGATACGACGGTCGTCAAACCCGAGTGGACGACCGGAAAGGGAATGTTCCGTATTCCATGGCTCGGCCACATCCGCCTCGGCTTCGAGCGACTCTTCCCGTCGATGATCGCGATCGGGTTCCAGCCCGGCGTCTCTGTCCCAGTCTCGAGCGGTTTGCTCCCGCCGCTGTCGCTCTCGACGACCCTTGTCGGTACGGCGGGCGCGATCGGTTTCGCCCGCGTGTCGCAGGTGGATCGAGGTCGACGTCGACGGTTCTGA
- a CDS encoding heme NO-binding domain-containing protein, translating into MHGLVHQTLKTYVVDKTDEASWTVVLDRAGIDPQLYLQISHYPDDEIPKVLETVAQLSGHERTIIERDFGRTLGPALLQTFRAHWRNDWSYPQLLSGLEAITDEIRSKDNDTEPPTLSCMQAGDGLRVTYRSSRDYPAIAHGVLEGMAREFNVDVTVTRLETRRVNGDTECVFLVEGLE; encoded by the coding sequence ATGCACGGACTCGTCCACCAGACGCTCAAGACCTATGTCGTTGATAAAACCGACGAAGCGAGCTGGACGGTCGTCCTCGATCGTGCGGGGATCGACCCACAACTGTACCTGCAGATCTCACACTATCCTGACGACGAGATTCCTAAGGTTCTCGAGACAGTCGCCCAGTTGTCTGGCCACGAGCGTACAATCATCGAACGCGACTTCGGCCGCACCCTTGGGCCAGCGCTTCTCCAGACCTTTCGCGCCCACTGGCGCAACGACTGGTCGTACCCCCAGTTGCTCAGCGGTCTCGAGGCGATCACCGACGAGATTCGCTCGAAAGATAACGATACCGAACCGCCGACGCTGAGCTGTATGCAAGCCGGCGACGGGCTTCGGGTGACCTACCGATCCTCGCGTGATTATCCGGCGATTGCCCACGGCGTCCTCGAAGGGATGGCCAGGGAGTTCAACGTCGACGTGACGGTGACGCGGCTCGAAACGAGACGTGTGAACGGGGATACGGAGTGTGTGTTTCTGGTCGAGGGGCTCGAGTGA
- a CDS encoding ribose-phosphate diphosphokinase, producing MTTIVSGSRSQALAAALADELGASLAPATYDRFPDGELFFSLESDPAPEFEGERVVVVASTDSSDAHVELLLLQDAAREAGAAEVVTVIPYMGYGRQDRAFEAGQPVSARAVARAISTGTDSVFVVNPHETDVCAFFEPTATAIDAAGVLAEPLPTDLDDPVFLSPDSGAIELAETVRDTYGRGEVDYFEKTRHSGTDVDISPSDVAVGGRDVIVTDDIIATGGTMSEAVGVLTERGAARIFVTCVHPLLARNAYTRLTKAGVDAIYGTDTLERPVSAVSVASAVAAALE from the coding sequence ATGACGACTATCGTTAGCGGCTCCAGATCCCAGGCGCTGGCAGCGGCGCTCGCGGACGAACTCGGCGCGTCGCTCGCTCCCGCCACCTACGACCGCTTTCCCGACGGCGAGCTATTTTTCAGCCTCGAATCCGACCCAGCACCCGAGTTCGAGGGCGAACGGGTCGTCGTCGTCGCCTCGACGGATTCGAGCGACGCCCACGTCGAACTCCTCCTGTTGCAAGACGCCGCCCGCGAGGCGGGTGCAGCCGAGGTCGTCACCGTCATCCCCTACATGGGGTACGGTCGTCAGGACAGAGCGTTCGAAGCCGGCCAGCCGGTGTCTGCGCGGGCGGTCGCTCGAGCCATCTCCACGGGAACGGACTCAGTGTTCGTCGTCAACCCCCACGAGACGGACGTCTGTGCGTTCTTCGAGCCGACGGCGACGGCGATCGATGCCGCCGGCGTCCTCGCCGAGCCACTGCCTACGGATCTGGACGACCCCGTCTTTCTCTCCCCCGATTCCGGCGCGATCGAACTCGCCGAAACGGTTCGCGACACCTACGGTCGCGGCGAGGTCGACTACTTCGAGAAGACCCGCCACTCGGGAACCGACGTCGACATTTCGCCGAGCGACGTCGCGGTCGGGGGCCGAGACGTCATCGTCACCGACGACATCATCGCGACCGGCGGTACGATGAGCGAAGCCGTTGGCGTACTCACTGAGCGCGGGGCCGCCCGAATTTTCGTCACTTGCGTCCACCCGCTGCTGGCTCGAAACGCCTACACCCGACTGACGAAAGCAGGTGTCGACGCGATCTACGGCACCGACACCCTCGAGCGTCCCGTCAGCGCCGTGTCGGTCGCCTCGGCGGTCGCGGCAGCGCTCGAGTAA